From the Burkholderia cenocepacia genome, the window CGCCGTTGATCGGCCACTACCTGTCGCCGCGCGTGACGGCCGTCACGCAGCGCCTGATGGGGATGATTCTCGCGGCGATCGCGATGCAGATGATCGTCGCGAGCCTGAAAGCCGCGTTCGGGCTGCCGCATTGAGCGCGCCCGTTCGGATTGCATGGAGTCGCTGATGAACACGCTGATCGTGTTGTCCTATCCCGATCTCGACGCGGCGCGTCGCGCGCTGGCCGAACTCGACACGCTGCGCGACCGGCACGTCGTCGCGCTCGCGGGTGTCGTGATCGTCGAGTGCTCGACTGACGGACAGTTGCGCACGCATGCAGTCGATCCGGGTCGCGTGTCGTCCGGATCGCTGCTCGACAGCGTGGTCGCGCATATCGAATCGTCGCTCGACGCGTGGCGCGAGCGGCCGGTGGACGATGCGCTGACCGACCGCGTCGCGCGCAAGGCGCACCCGGGCACCGTGTCGCTCGGGCTGGCCGCGACGCAGCTCGACATCTACGCACTGAGCGCGGCGTTCGCGCCGCTGGGCGGCGAAGTGACCGACACGACGCTGTCGATCGACGACGAACTGAAGCTCGTCGAAGCGATCTCGAACGCGGGCGACGGCAGCGGCGAGCACGGCCCGGCGACGGACTGACGCGCCGGCCCTTCCCGACAGCGAAGCCTTTCCCGTCTGCTCTCCAATGGCGCGCCGCGCGCGCTCCACAGGCGCATGCCTTGCTCGACCGGCTCGACGGTGACCTTCACCGTTTCCGCTTTCGACAAGGAGGGCCTGACATGAAAGCAGTCGTATTTCACGGCATCGGCGACATTCGCATCGACACGGTGCCCGATCCGGAAGTCTCCGCGACGACCGACGCGGTCGTGCGTCTCACCGCCAGCGCGATCTGCGGCACCGATCTGCACATGGTGCGCGGCACGCTCGGCGGCATGAAGCCGGGCACGATTCTCGGCCATGAAGGCGTCGGCATCGTCGAGGCGGTCGGGCGCGACGTGCGTAACCTGCGGCGCGGCGATCGCGTGCTGATTCCGTCGACGATCGCATGCGGCAGTTGCGCCTACTGCCGCGCGGGCTATACCGCGCAATGCGACGTCGCGAATCCGGGCGGGCCGCGTGCGGGCACGTCGTTCTTCGGCGGGCCGGCCGAAACGGGCCCGGTCGACGGACTGCAGGCCGAATACGCGCGCACGCCGCTTGCGCATGCGAGCCTGATCCGGCTGCCCGATGCGATCGACGACGATCGCGCGATCCTGATGTCGGACATTTTCCCCACCGGCTATTTCGGCGCGCAGCTCGCGGAAGTGAAGCCGGGCGATACGGTCGCCGTGTTCGGCGCGGGGCCGGTCGGGCAGTTCGCGATCGCGAGCGCGAAGCTGATGGGCGCCGGGCGCCTGATCGCGATCGACCGCATCGCGTCGCGGCTCGAGATGGCGTGCGCGCAGGGTGCCGAGATCGTCGATTTCTCCGAGGACGATCCGGTCGATACGGTGCTGCGGCTCACCGGCGGGATCGGCGTCGATCGTGTGATCGACGCGGTGGGCGTCGACGCGATGCGCGCGACGCACGGGCCGGCCGCGGCCGATCGCGATGCCGCGCGCGCATTCGATGCCGAAGTCGACGCGATC encodes:
- a CDS encoding zinc-dependent alcohol dehydrogenase; the encoded protein is MKAVVFHGIGDIRIDTVPDPEVSATTDAVVRLTASAICGTDLHMVRGTLGGMKPGTILGHEGVGIVEAVGRDVRNLRRGDRVLIPSTIACGSCAYCRAGYTAQCDVANPGGPRAGTSFFGGPAETGPVDGLQAEYARTPLAHASLIRLPDAIDDDRAILMSDIFPTGYFGAQLAEVKPGDTVAVFGAGPVGQFAIASAKLMGAGRLIAIDRIASRLEMACAQGAEIVDFSEDDPVDTVLRLTGGIGVDRVIDAVGVDAMRATHGPAAADRDAARAFDAEVDAIVPHRKPDGRNWVPGDGPSQVLQWAVRAVAKAGTISVIGVYPPAARVFPIGEAMNRNLTIKMGNCNHRTVTPPLVELVRSGAFDPLSVLTRTEPLTNAIDAYRAFDVREPGWMKVKLAP